GAGTCTGTCCTGGAACCgatgatttcttttctctttttttgcttcttctatTCCCTACATATGGGagtttccaaaaattagaaggaaaaataattttactaattagAATATGCttatgaataaaaaagtaacaataataataataagaataacAAGAAATCTTGACTAATCTAGTTGGTCCGGTTCTTTATGTGAAACCAAGGATCGAACTGGCCCCCTCGATAACCACTCGAAAttgattggtttggtttggttcaatTCTAGGGTTAGACCGAGACTGATGCAGACTCCTATTTCCAGTGATATTATGTTATTACTAAAAAGAAAGCCCTCAACCACTATTATAATGGTGATTATGAAAAATCAACCTAAGGCTCCAAATAGCCAATGGATCATCCCACGGCTCTAATCGAAGAATGGCCCTCCCACCCATCTCTCCGACTTGTTATAAGGGGTCACCCCCAAATTATAGTCCGTGAACTACTACTCATTGAGGAGAAAGACCCTCAAAAGAGAGGGAGTTACTGCATAGACGAAGAGTCTATCATGGTACTTTATGAGGAACAACTTTAGGAAGCGGAAATGGAAATGGTAGAGACCCCAGCAGGTGAAAAGGGGCTGTTAAAGCTTAAATCCAAGGGTACCAAGCTAGCAACTACAAAAAACGGAAAAAGATTCTGCTCATATGGCGCTCAAACTTCAAAAACGCCGGCTTTCGACAATACACAACTGGTGGAAACCCCTATTAAAGTGGCGGAGAAGTCAAATCAATGGGTtatggtggctagccctaataaggcACCAGATCATCCATGAGGCcattaagttggaattgtcaggggttgggtacacccttgacaattcaagcttTGAGGGTCCTAGTAACTCAGGAAAGGCCTAGTCTTATCTTTCTAATGGAGACTAAAAATCAAGAGCAAAAGGTGCAACGTATTAAAAGAAGGCGGGAATTTCTAAACAGTTTCATTGTGAATCCAGAAGAAACTGCAACGGGTTTAGCTCTTTTCTGGGACAATTAGGTAGTGTTATCTATtgactctttttcaaaaaactaaattaatgttCAATGCCAAGTCAAAGAAACCCAACAAAGGATGCATATCACATTTGTACATGTTCctaatgaatttaaaaaaagagtgCTGTTATGGGAGGCCATTTATAAAACAAGTCAAAACTATCATCTTCCATGACTTTGTTTGggggatttcaatgaaattttgtATTACTAGGAAAAAGTTGGTAAAAAAAGGGCATAAAATTACCAGCTTACAGCATTCAGGGACTTCCTTCTCCAATGTTCCTTAATGGACTTTGAGTGTAAGGGATGTGCTTTCACCTGGACAAATAATCGGGAAGGAGAACAATTTGTTAAGAAGCGACTTGACAGAACATTATGTAATTTCGAATGGCAAATAGCACATCCAAATGCTAAATGTATGGCATTACTAGCCATTGGGTCTGACCACAGCTCTATTATATTATCATTCTACTTGCAAAAGGAACGAAGGAAGAGGGTATTTCGATACAAAGCATTCTGGTCAGAGAATGGGGAATGTGTGCAGCTTGTAAAAAATACCTGGGCTGATTTCGAATCTCAGAATTTGAATATGGTGGAAAAGTTGCAGATTGTGGCTCAATATTTGGCAAAATGGAGCAAAAACAAGTTCTCTAATGCTAAAATCAGAATAGATTGGCAGAAATGAACTACAAAGGCTGACAAATGGCTTTGAAGTAGATAAAGAAAGTGAGGCAGCAAAGAAGATAACCCaggaaattgaaaagttatggtAACAAGATGAGATGTATTGGGGTATGCGCTCTAGAATTCACTGGTTAAAATGGGGAGgtagaaatataaaatttttccatgcaacAACTATTCAGAGAGAACCAGGAATAAAATTACTATGCTGAAGAATGCAACAGATGATTGGGTAAAAGAGGAACAACCTTTAAAGGAAATGACAGAGATATTCTTTAAAAACTTATACAAGTTAGTGGGGTCTCAACACTTCCAGCCCATAATACAACAAATACCTACCTCAGTTGATGAAAGGATAAACCAAAGGCCAGTAGAACCTGTCATAATGGACGAGATTACTGATGCAATGCAACAATTAGGGGCTAATAAAGCTCCTAGACCAGATGGGTTAAATGAGTTGTTTTACCGAAATCATTTGCCAGCTATAAGCCAAGACATTTTCAAAGAAGTGCAGAATTTTTTTGAGACTAGATACCTAAACCCTGATATGAATAGAACCCAAATCACCCTTATTCCCAAAATCCTAAACCGCGAAAAGCTTGAACAATTCCGGCTCATCAACCTGTGCATTTAtgtttataaaatcatatcTAAAGTAATGACAACTTGACTCAAACCCCTGCTACCAAGCCTTATTGCCGAGGAACAAAACGCCTTTGTTGGAGGtagacaaattcaagacaatatcttGATTGTGCATGAAGTACTTCATAAGTTGAAAACTCGGGAGAGGAAAAGTAATTTCCAAGCTATTCTAAAGCTTgacatgcaaaaggcttatgaccgAATCGAATGGGTCTTCCTTCGAGAATGCTTGATTAAAATGGGTTTTTGTAAGAAGTGGGTgcaatgggtgatgcaatgcGTTTCAACGGTCTCCTTCAGCATTAATTTCGATGGAGAACCTCAACCTTTCTTCAAGCCTACATGAGGAATTCGACAAGGTGATCCGCTATCCCCTTACCTCTTTATTTTGGTGGCAAATGTCCTATCTCACTTGATGAAAAGAGCAGTAGCAAATGGTACACTTCGAGAAATTAAGCTCAACAATAACTACCATGTGTTATCAAACTTGTTATTTGCGGATGACTCTattttcttcctcaatggcACTATATTGGAATGTTAGAATTTGTCGGCTATTTTGCATCAATATTGTTTTGCATCAGGACAGGCTATCAACCTTAACAAATTAGGAATTTACTTCAGCAAGAGCTGCCCAATGAATTTGAGAAGAAACATGGCTGTTGAGTTGAgagtttcagaaatagagaaaatggGGAAGTACTTAGGGATTCCATCGGATTGGGGAGGCTCAAAGAAGGATATCTTTGCCTGGATTTTAGCCAGAGTTAACATGAAGCTAGAGACCTGGAAGGAAAATTTGCTGTCAAACGGAGGCAAAGAGATATTGATTAAATCGGTGGTGCAGGCCATTCCGCAATACGcaatgtccattttcaaaatccctGTGTCAATTTGCAAGgcaattgagaagaaaattgccAATTTCTGGTGGAGGAATGGTAGCAAAAATGCTGGGgttcattggaaaaaatgggaaattttGAAACTAAGGAAGGATGAAGGAGGTCTTGGCTTCAAAGATTTACTAGCTTTCAATAAGGCGATGCTAGGAAAGCAAGCGTGGCGCATTTCACAGCAACCTCAATCCCTCTTAAGTCAATTCATGAAGGGTCTCTATTATCCTAAATGCGAGTTTTGGAATGCTGGAATAGGCTCCCGACCCTCATGGGGATGGTGAAGCATCGTCTTGGGAAGAGATACTATATCTCCACAAGTTATGTGGTCCATTGGTAATGGTCAAAAAATGTCGATAAGAGAAGATAAATGGCTGAAAAGTGGAATCATTGGTGGTCCAGCAACAAGAAATGAGCCAAAAAAAAGTGAGTGCATTAATAGAACAGGGGGCTGGTAAATGGAATGAAAGAATGGTAAGAGCGATGTTTGATGATCAAAAAGTGAAGGAAATCCTTGCTATCCCTATTGAACTACCCAATACAACAGATAAAATGGTTTGGATGAACAACAAATCCGGGTCTTATACAGTGAAAAACGGCTATTTCACCACCAGAAACCAAGCGGCCAACCCACAAACCACAACAGCTACTTCCCCGCACCAAATAAAGCCAGATCTTTGGAAATATATTTGGCACTTTGAAACTCTTTCCAAAGTTAAACAATTCCTCTAGAATGCATGCCAAAACGCACCACCTACTTTGGACAACTTGCACCGGAGAAAAATAGTACATGATCCAATATGCCCTATCTGCAAAAAGGAAGCCAGAACCATCGAACACACTTTGCTGCTCTGCCCTTGGATAGCCCTGATATGGAGAGATAACCCTCTGCAActtaaaatcaaaagaatcggGTTAACACGACTCAATGTATGGCTATACATGAGGAAAAAAGAACCACGAACCGCACCAAAGTTCAATCAAATTGCCAATACCTTGTGGTGCATCTAGAAAGACCAAAACTGACAGCAAACCCTATTCAACTAAGTAGCTTTACATGAAGATTTTGCAACCTGAAATAGATCCACaattaaagagaagaaaagagagacttACACATCTAGATGGCAACCCCCAACCATGGACACACTGAAAATCAACATAGACGCCTCTTTTGCCCTGATTGAAGGCGCGACAGCAGCTTATGCAGAGAACAGAGACGAGAACGAACCCACGGTTGCCATCGCCTGCATCTGCCGTGATTCTCAAGGTCGCCTCGTCGACGGTTTCTCCAAGCTAGTGGTGGCATCCTCGGCGGAATAGGCGGAAGCCCTTGCTCTCTTGGAAACCTTAGACTACTTCTCCACCAAATCTAACCAAAGACTTCAAGTACTTTCTAACTGCAAGCTGCTTGTGCAAGGAGTGTTGGCTGCGACAGAGTTCAGTTGGCAAGTGGCACCGATTGTGGATTGGATCAAggtgaaaataaaaaacttcCAGGGTCTTTCTTTGGCCCATTGCTGCAGAGAGGCCAACAGGCCCGCCGACTAGCTTGCAAAAGCCCAAAGAGAGCAGTTTCTTCCTAGTAATTGGATAACAAACCCCTTGATAGCCCTGTTTGATTTCTTATGCACCAATGCTTTTGATGTAATTTATCCAAACTTACCTAAGTAAATGAATACTAAAGGtacttttgacccaaaaaaacaaaagaaaaaggggccTCGTATTTGCAAGTAGTCATCTTACGTCAGGATAGGTCCGCCCGCATATCCCGGAACCAGCCGATACGCTATGGGGCTCCCAATTCTGGTCATCTTCGCCGAGTTCTCCACCAGCAGCTCCAAGGGCATTGTGCTAGATGGATTCTATTGTCCGATTTGGTCTTGGTTGTCTCCTTCTCGACGGTCCAATAACTCACAGGTTATAATAGGGTTGGGTACAAGATCCAGATCTAAAACCTACTCATCCTGTATCCAATCGCCCCTAAATACTGCTAGTCAACCctacattctctctctccttgagAAGTTGACCCACGTGAATGAGCATTATTGTAATTTTATCGGAGCAATGCACCTCCGGGATATGCGAAAACTAGGTGCGGCGACATGCTAGCCACTTACGTTAGCCGCCTCTCCCAAATTTAGCGAGAGGCGCAATCTATGATTCAAGAATGTTTGTCTTATTTCAGCCGATTTTTTCTGCTTAAAAATTTATCTAGGCTACGTACAAACAATTTCTAGCACTTACTTTGAACCAGCACATCTCACAATGATAGTGCTACAAGAATGAAACTCCCCTgccgaaaaaataaaaggtaaagaCACATTGCATGTTTGTTTAGTGTCAATTAAATATTCTTAATTATGTTCATAGTATATAGATGAAACATTACGCATGATTTACTCAAAATGAATGAGCTACAACTACTAGAGGCAATTCTAATCAAGCTAACTGAAACAATGCCTATCGTAATCAATCATGTCTGGATGATGAATTAGAACATAACAAATTGATTATTTAGTAAATAATGCGGCACATTCTGAATGTCTTACCTCATTAATAGCACATGCAGGTTTACTCCTGCTATTGAATAATCCCTTGCAAACTTGCTACACTGATGTTCTTCATCCAGGATGAGCTAAgacattgaatttgaaaatctctAGGGACTCTGATAAGATCACTCCAATTTCAGAAAAAGATCATCTCTAGGGCTTGCAGCTCAGAATGACAGGTTTCGGCGATTTTGTTTTGAGCACCGGGTTTCTGTCGAAGAAGTTGCTCGGCCGGAGCTCAAAACCGGCGCTCAGTGTCGGCATTATCGGGAAATCCTCTTGGCAAGGAACGTGATGAAAGCCCAACGTGTACCACAAGACAATGTCCTCATTCTCAATCCTCCTGTTCCTGCATAATCGAATGCCAGTGAGTAAATGAATCGACCTTGTCATTAAGATAAATAGCATTAATGTGCAATAGATAGAGACAACGGATTGGTAGTGGTGATATTATATAGAAAGGGAAAATTGTATCCAAAGTCCTAAATGATCAGTACAAAAGGCTTGCAAACGAGTACTAAATGTTCTAAATAATTGCAATCTAATTGTAAAACCTCACCATAGATGGTGCCTCTCACCAAATTAAGCGTGATTTTGACCATAAAGTGCAAAAGAAAACATGAGAACGGCTTTTTCCATTGATTGTATGCCTTAATTGGgagatttaattgaaaaatgagtcTAAAATGTTATGTACAATTGAATGAGAATAAATGTAAACCTAAAAACTTACATTCCTCTCTTCAATCTCATCAACCACGACAAATTAaccaaatattttaattaatcactTAAAGATTTTGAAACCGATTTAGTTACCCCTTGCTCCAACCGTGATATCGTGATTAGCAAAGTACGTAAATATACATTAATCAAAAGTTACCTCTTGGCCCAAACAGCTAATGTATCATCCCCTCGGCTTTGATCGACGTACCGGCCTCCGGCCCATTTTTCGCTCTTGTTGTACGGAGTCACCCACAAGTTGTTGTCGGTGAAAGCAGCGCGGATCTGCGGGTAATCATCGCGGAATAGAATGGTGCTCGCGAGCGGCCCCGGGATGAGGCGGTACCCGACGTTGTTACCGACTTTGGTTTGCTTGTTGGGGTTGACCACGATGAGATCACATGGCTCCAATCCCAAGTGTAGCTGCGCCTCCGACTCAGTTCTCGCCGTCTTGCTCGACACGGTCCAGTAACTCTTCCTCGGCACGCCTTCCTCAGCCACTGGTTTTGTGATCAAATTGGTCTTGACGAAGGAGTTTGGAGCACCATCGACGTCGAGGTCGAGATGGTAGGTCAAGAAGTGGTCGTGGTGCGTAGCGATGGTGTTTGCTCCAACCATCGTGCCGTATTCATCCTCTTTTATCTGACTTGCCTGAGTGTAGTTCACGGCCTTGACTTCTAGCAGTCCAGTCAGTCCGACCTGTTGATTAATTGGTATGAAGATCCGAAGTGACAAAGAAATTGCTGATTAATTTAGATGAAGCTGAATAGACGACATGTATTTACAGTTTTTTCTTATCgttattttccttttcgatCATCAATTTCCGCAATTTGACTTGAGCCTAAATTCCAAGTTATGCAAAAGGATCGTCACAATATTAACACAGACATTAAATCGCACGCTTTAAATTTCCGTCAATatttcgtcaaaaaaaaaaaaaaatcttccgtTAGTATGATCCACAAAATGTGACAGTGTGAAGTTCGGAAATATGGATCCAAACAGGGAAAAGGCAGCTATGAATTGAAAACGACAAACCCCTCCTACCACATGTAGAAATTTCTATATTGAAAAGGCTGGTAACCCATTAGGAAAGATTTTTACAAAACTAGGTCAGAATGGACGCATCATAGATTTAAATTCAACGGCACCCTCGAAACAACTTGAACTTTCTAATAATGATAAGACtttctaaaaaaatcttaaacctattacacttttatcaaattaatcgtaaacctttcaattttaccaattgaatcgtgaatcttttcaccttttgccaattgagttcatccagTCAGTTTTAGTCATAAATCATTGATGCGGATGCCGTCGGTTTATGTGGCACGGCCGTCGCcaacgtaaataatttttaatatttttcaattttttaattttcttttgttcttttttttttttttggccaaaaaaaagattcaacaaCGGACCTCAAATTTGATTGATCCACTTGGCTTGAATTCCCAATCAAGAATGTAGTCATAATTGCCGACCGTAGACACCGACCTTACCACCAGGCTCACGTCCGATCTGACCTCTCTTATctgaaaaatcatcaaacattaGACTTTTCAAAGTTTTCCTTAAACCCTAAAAGATTGAAAGGACCAAAAACTAAAGATTGTAGAGTATTAACAATTAGACTCACTAACCGTCTCATCCGGAATTCCAGTCTCAGTGTGTCGCCACATGATGTTTCCTGCATACTTTTCAAACACACAAGTTACATTCGATATCTTTACAGGGGTACCATCTTGGCCCGCGTAGAATCCGTCCATGAATATCGCATTATTTGGGCAATCCACCCCCGGCTGGAGCGACACTGCGGACAATCCGAACCCAAATTCCCCGCAGTCAAAATAGGTCTTGTAGTACCACTCTTCGGTTGGGTCCATATAGGGCACGAAGACCTCAGACACGTAGGCTCTATATAGTACCTGTCGATATTTGTCCTTCTCGAGATCGTAGATCGATGCTAGCGAGATGATTGGACCGACTCGGGAGTCGAACCCAATATGGAACTTCCAATTTGCCCAGCTGCACaacaaaaagaatttgatttacTCGTAACAAAGGCCTGTATGTGTCTATGCCTGCATTAGATTTTATATAAAATCCCTACAAATGAGGACCGATAGAATATGCTAACAGAGAGTCATCATGTATTTCTTCAATTCAAGCCAACAAACGAAACAGGGTTTGGTTCAATAGATGTGCATATACGTTGAGGTTATCGCATGATGTCTGTCCAAGCCGACATAAATTGCTCACGCCACTCGATTAGGTGGCCTAGTAGGTTAAGAATTGTCGACGCCCTCTCAGTCGCCGGTTCGAATCCGTTTGCGATAATAATCCGTGAATAAGATTTTACCAAGAATAGATCTTGAGCAGCTACGGGTTTCGGCCGGTAACTTGCTCAATTACACGCCCTTTAATTTTTACCATAGCCATAGCTTTGTTCGTAAAATTAGGACAAGCCATTCTGTCTTAATTTGTGTATTTGGTATCAGCAAAGTGGTCCGAAATAGCCACGTGGATTCGAGAGCCTCGTTGCTACCAAATTTGATTCTTCTTTCGTTCAGTTATTagcaaaaggaaatagaaacTCTGTCGGCAAGAGCTATCGGTCTTGATTTTTGCTTCGGTCATTGTCAAACGCGCATGATGGTTTCTAAGCATATCCTGTACCGATCAATTGATTTCAGAGGGACTGAAATAAATCAAAGTACGACATTAATTTGACTTGCGAGGTTCCGTTTCATTTCCAACATCTTACCATGTGTTATTGAAAGTTCAACCGAGCCAAACGCTGCACGGCCTCCTCGATTTTGGAGGACGCATTGTCGAATCACCCCCCGCACATCAAAACTGAATTTAAGCATACGTTTGGTTCCTTAGGTGTAATTTTGGCAGTAATGATATTCGCTTAGAAAGGCCAATATGTTCCAAAGAGCATATCATCTTCCAGCTTCGATAAATTGCTCTCTAATTGACATGCTGTTAAAAGGGTTTTAATGAGTTTTACCTGATAGTATGTCCCTTGATCTCGAAGCCAGGTCCATGGGGTTGCACGATGGCCGCACCCTTCAGATGCGGCCCAAAGGGTGGGTTTTGCTTCTCCAGACGGTACTCAGTGTCCTCAGCCGTCGGCACAGTGGTCGCGAACCGGTCGTGATACTTCACTATCTTCATCAGTTCCAAATCGACCACCATGACTATGCCTTCGATGGGTCTCATGTAGAAGTTGACCGTGCCATTGGTGTAGTAAGCTAGGACCTTCATGACCCTCCTGCTTCTCGGCTCTCCGTACCATCCAACCGTGTAACATGCGCACACAACGTCGGACATGTTGAGGCCTCTTTTTTCAATGGATCGTATGAATTGATCATGTGTACGAGGTAGATCGCTCGCAGCTGTTTGCTCCTCTAGTGTGAGCATAGGGAAGCCATTTCCATGGTAAACCTGTTTGCAAGCATATTAAGTTTGTCATGactcaagaaaaagaagaaaataatttgattgaTCCATCTAAACTAATGCATAAAGCAATTAAGTGATTGGTTCGATCAAGTAGAATGAGTCTAGATAACTGATTTGGAGGGGGAGAAATTAAGGAGGAgtaagaagatgaaaaagattGCAGCAAGCAATGTTCATGCATGCGCCCATAATGAAAAAAGACATGAAAGAAAATGAGCCGGGAATACTATTTAGATGCAATTAgcaaatccattattcaaagtAGTGACCGCATATTGACATAAAGTCCGATTCTAATAGATGAAGTTAATTACATGGGTCGCATTGGACCACGTGCTTGAAAAAGAATTTGGAACCTTATTTTTCGAGACGGTTGATTGTTTTGCTTATCATACGTCAAGCTCGAAGGTCTTATGCAATAtcattttccaaagaaaaatgcAAGGGAGGCCAAATTGAATCTTAATCATGAAATCGATAAATGAAT
This region of Eucalyptus grandis isolate ANBG69807.140 chromosome 8, ASM1654582v1, whole genome shotgun sequence genomic DNA includes:
- the LOC108954448 gene encoding uncharacterized mitochondrial protein AtMg00310-like, producing MAVELRVSEIEKMGKYLGIPSDWGGSKKDIFAWILARVNMKLETWKENLLSNGGKEILIKSVVQAIPQYAMSIFKIPVSICKAIEKKIANFWWRNGSKNAGVHWKKWEILKLRKDEGGLGFKDLLAFNKAMLGKQAWRISQQPQSLLSQFMKGLYYPKCEFWNAGIGSRPSWGW
- the LOC104414846 gene encoding LOW QUALITY PROTEIN: primary amine oxidase (The sequence of the model RefSeq protein was modified relative to this genomic sequence to represent the inferred CDS: substituted 4 bases at 4 genomic stop codons), whose amino-acid sequence is MASTCSASLSLLSITLFSFLISPASSLHEHPLDPLTPEEFSLIRHAVMRSYGASSENVTFHYVGLDEPDKPLIYSWMLNQTDKMPPPRRASVVLRFHEQTHELIVDLSSHRPSIVSKEVYHGNGFPMLTLEEQTAASDLPRTHDQFIRSIEKRGLNMSDVVCACYTVGWYGEPRSRRVMKVLAYYTNGTVNFYMRPIEGIVMVVDLELMKIVKYHDRFATTVPTAEDTEYRLEKQNPPFGPHLKGAAIVQPHGPGFEIKGHTISWANWKFHIGFDSRVGPIISLASIYDLEKDKYRQVLYRAYVSEVFVPYMDPTEEWYYKTYFDCGEFGFGLSAVSLQPGVDCPNNAIFMDGFYAGQDGTPVKISNVTCVFEKYAGNIMWRHTETGIPDETVSESNCXYSTIFSFWSFQSFRVXGKLXKVXCLMIFQIREVRSDVSLVVRSVSTVGNYDYILDWEFKPSGSIKFEVGLTGLLEVKAVNYTQASQIKEDEYGTMVGANTIATHHDHFLTYHLDLDVDGAPNSFVKTNLITKPVAEEGVPRKSYWTVSSKTARTESEAQLHLGLEPCDLIVVNPNKQTKVGNNVGYRLIPGPLASTILFRDDYPQIRAAFTDNNLWVTPYNKSEKWAGGRYVDQSRGDDTLAVWAKRNRRIENEDIVLWYTLGFHHVPCQEDFPIMPTLSAGFELRPSNFFDRNPVLKTKSPKPVILSCKP